In Leptospiraceae bacterium, one DNA window encodes the following:
- a CDS encoding transposase gives MKKCASCPLKEKCVAYKKKSNPNKIDTKRRWLDERNAKFKSGEYQTLCKLRPPVEGLMETKTKISEGANTRLRKVGHRMILRAIGINFRRYATHIAYFFKNLLFPCENEFQLCDFETLPAL, from the coding sequence ATCAAAAAATGTGCGTCATGTCCGTTAAAAGAAAAGTGCGTTGCATACAAAAAGAAAAGCAATCCGAATAAAATTGATACGAAGCGGAGATGGTTGGATGAAAGAAATGCAAAGTTCAAATCCGGAGAATATCAGACTTTATGTAAATTGCGTCCACCGGTTGAAGGTTTGATGGAAACTAAAACCAAAATATCTGAAGGGGCGAATACAAGGCTCCGTAAAGTTGGACATCGCATGATTTTGAGGGCAATCGGAATCAATTTTAGACGATATGCGACACACATCGCTTATTTTTTCAAAAATTTGTTATTCCCATGTGAGAATGAGTTTCAATTGTGCGATTTTGAGACTCTGCCCGCCTTATGA
- a CDS encoding DUF1564 family protein, which yields MNPQKYAETQSSLLVPAKYMDEFNRRTTGFSRRKYLHALLNRYRNVILWGTFEKMERVKKAYQEVGQNLQKKNFTPNNEDWIELGILADWLGTTKTALFTLLLVLDLAEWDIILPSRFFENGVPTPVTTIAGGAYLSKRKTTRYNRLIRKKPD from the coding sequence ATGAACCCACAAAAATATGCAGAAACCCAATCGAGCTTGCTTGTTCCAGCAAAATATATGGACGAGTTCAATAGAAGAACAACGGGTTTTTCGAGACGAAAATATTTGCACGCATTGCTGAACAGATACAGAAACGTGATTCTTTGGGGGACTTTTGAGAAGATGGAGAGGGTGAAAAAGGCTTACCAAGAAGTCGGACAAAATTTGCAGAAGAAGAATTTTACCCCAAATAACGAGGATTGGATTGAGCTTGGGATTCTTGCGGATTGGCTTGGTACCACGAAGACCGCTCTTTTTACTCTTTTGTTGGTGCTTGACCTTGCCGAATGGGACATAATTCTCCCCAGCAGATTCTTCGAGAATGGAGTTCCCACCCCGGTAACCACGATTGCGGGGGGAGCTTACCTTTCCAAGAGAAAAACGACCCGCTACAATAGGCTGATAAGGAAAAAGCCCGACTAA
- a CDS encoding MaoC family dehydratase N-terminal domain-containing protein: MAKIEYPPFAEIASKTKFERGDVIQKTYGRFLDEFKEGDIFSHPRSLTIDRSFAQEFATVFMEANPLYLSAPYAIAHGFKDILVSPLLIFNIALSLGVQNDSEKAVANLGYYDVQFLLPVYPGDTLFSKTKILKVEDKGEDKPGIIHVRTVCLNQNNQLVLNYERKIMINHSKGKPKGNSTPGNPNSYFPKEEKSVIELPLLQYPKDYKDSTGEGTYFESFQIGQIFIHSNGRTITDEHVPWTYRVGNTHPLHYDRLYSKSLSGAMSGEPIVYGGLVFAWLGGLASRDVSENAIWDLGYTEGYHTQPAISGDTVTAISRVLHVEDTGNKFGIGAGEVQFQFIGLKNIRAKDAFEKFGADLFLKENDKKKLGKEKISEKIFEIERRLLIKKKPI; the protein is encoded by the coding sequence ATGGCTAAGATTGAATATCCACCATTTGCAGAAATTGCATCAAAAACAAAATTTGAACGAGGAGATGTAATTCAAAAAACCTACGGTAGATTTTTGGATGAGTTTAAAGAAGGGGATATATTTTCCCATCCTCGGTCTTTGACTATCGATCGTTCTTTTGCGCAGGAATTCGCAACTGTGTTCATGGAGGCAAATCCACTTTATCTTTCAGCTCCTTATGCAATAGCTCATGGTTTTAAAGATATACTCGTTTCTCCTTTACTGATTTTTAATATTGCTCTTTCTCTTGGAGTTCAAAACGACTCTGAAAAAGCAGTTGCCAACCTTGGTTATTACGATGTTCAATTTTTACTTCCGGTATACCCGGGAGATACACTTTTTTCTAAAACTAAAATTTTGAAAGTTGAAGATAAAGGAGAAGATAAGCCGGGTATTATTCATGTTCGTACAGTTTGCTTGAACCAGAACAATCAACTTGTTTTAAATTATGAGCGTAAGATTATGATTAATCATTCTAAGGGTAAGCCAAAAGGAAATTCTACACCGGGTAATCCAAATTCATATTTTCCGAAAGAAGAAAAATCTGTTATCGAACTTCCGCTTTTACAATATCCGAAAGATTATAAAGACTCTACCGGTGAAGGAACCTATTTTGAATCTTTTCAAATTGGTCAGATTTTTATTCATTCAAACGGTAGAACGATTACAGACGAGCATGTTCCTTGGACTTACAGAGTTGGGAACACTCACCCGTTACACTACGACAGATTGTATTCAAAATCTTTATCCGGTGCGATGAGTGGAGAGCCTATTGTTTATGGAGGACTTGTTTTTGCATGGCTTGGTGGGCTTGCTTCTAGAGATGTTTCTGAAAATGCTATCTGGGACTTAGGTTATACAGAAGGGTATCATACTCAGCCTGCAATTTCTGGAGATACTGTAACTGCAATTTCCAGAGTTTTGCATGTTGAAGACACAGGTAATAAATTTGGGATCGGTGCTGGGGAAGTTCAGTTTCAGTTTATTGGATTAAAAAATATTCGAGCTAAAGATGCTTTTGAGAAATTTGGTGCGGATTTATTTTTAAAAGAAAACGACAAGAAAAAATTAGGGAAGGAAAAAATTTCTGAAAAAATTTTTGAAATTGAGAGAAGACTTCTTATCAAGAAAAAACCTATCTGA